Proteins from one Clostridia bacterium genomic window:
- a CDS encoding epoxyqueuosine reductase QueH, with amino-acid sequence MKLLLHMCCGPCAVYPHKILSKEHDITGLFYNPNIHPYTEYKKRMDTAQEFADKSEYKLITIDEYNLDEFLRNSAFREGQRCMMCYADRLERTASVAKKGKFDAFTTTLLVSPFQKHELIKRIGEEAGSKYGVEFLYKDFREGFKEGVEKSKQLELYRQPYCGCIYSERDRYMPKIKGERKQQ; translated from the coding sequence TTGAAACTGCTGCTTCATATGTGTTGCGGCCCATGTGCTGTTTATCCTCATAAGATTCTCAGTAAGGAGCATGATATAACGGGATTGTTCTATAATCCCAATATACACCCTTATACCGAATACAAGAAAAGAATGGATACAGCTCAAGAGTTCGCAGATAAATCAGAGTACAAGCTTATAACAATAGATGAATACAACTTGGATGAATTCCTCAGAAATTCAGCCTTCCGGGAGGGGCAGCGGTGCATGATGTGCTATGCTGACCGTCTTGAGAGAACTGCTTCTGTTGCAAAAAAAGGGAAATTTGACGCTTTTACAACCACTCTTTTGGTAAGTCCCTTCCAGAAGCATGAGCTTATCAAAAGGATAGGCGAAGAAGCGGGAAGTAAATATGGAGTTGAGTTTCTGTATAAGGATTTCAGGGAAGGCTTCAAAGAGGGCGTGGAAAAGTCAAAGCAGTTGGAGCTTTACAGGCAGCCATACTGCGGATGCATATACAGCGAGAGGGACAGATATATGCCTAAGATAAAGGGCGAAAGAAAACAACAATAA
- the ruvA gene encoding Holliday junction branch migration protein RuvA, translating to MYEYLSGIVDYMGADYAVIDISGLGYRVFTSQNTMKSLKLGETSKIFTHLIVKEDDLVLYGFSTRDELSMFKLLISVSGVGPKAGASLLNQYKASDIAAAIISRDITKLTKAQGIGKKIAERIILELKDKIDTESAIGGIEAFDGGDEVSQVIEALVSLGYNYSIAATAVMKLKDTKKPIDILIKDALRQLATM from the coding sequence ATGTATGAATATTTAAGCGGGATAGTGGACTATATGGGCGCGGATTATGCTGTGATAGATATTTCGGGTCTGGGCTACAGGGTGTTCACTTCACAGAATACTATGAAGAGTCTTAAGCTTGGCGAAACCTCGAAGATTTTTACACATTTGATCGTCAAAGAGGATGATCTGGTGCTTTACGGCTTTTCTACCAGGGATGAGCTTTCCATGTTCAAGCTGCTGATATCGGTATCGGGAGTTGGGCCGAAGGCTGGAGCTTCACTGCTCAATCAGTACAAAGCATCTGATATAGCGGCGGCTATTATCAGCAGGGACATAACAAAGCTTACAAAAGCTCAGGGTATCGGGAAGAAAATCGCTGAAAGAATAATACTTGAGCTTAAAGACAAGATAGATACAGAAAGTGCTATTGGAGGAATTGAGGCTTTCGATGGTGGAGATGAGGTATCCCAGGTAATTGAAGCTTTGGTTTCTTTAGGGTATAATTATTCTATAGCAGCGACTGCTGTTATGAAGCTAAAGGATACAAAGAAACCTATCGATATTCTAATTAAGGATGCATTAAGGCAGCTTGCAACAATGTAG
- a CDS encoding uracil-DNA glycosylase: MNDRVNCITCTHYYVTWDRSFPNGCRLFEFETGKLPSQLVQESTGDSCKNHIEKKKNKKNL, translated from the coding sequence GTGAATGACAGGGTGAACTGTATAACCTGTACTCATTATTATGTGACTTGGGATAGAAGTTTTCCCAATGGCTGCAGACTTTTCGAGTTTGAGACGGGCAAACTGCCTTCCCAACTGGTACAGGAGTCAACTGGAGACAGCTGCAAAAACCATATTGAGAAGAAAAAAAACAAGAAAAATTTATAA
- a CDS encoding BofC C-terminal domain-containing protein codes for MFEDRSIRRKRRYILAAVFLLLASAAFGVGYYFNAEAPEALDDSANPSKVNLQIPDSLINPADSKLPYEPVNADTDDTTALNMPNKYLLTPNTQLIFKTYFNSCRHTTEKAVPASREEVSMNEQQLKDKYTSWEITAFSPPIVELSRAVDAYCPIHYIIGVDNGYIAIYVYDENGQKVMQEKTDISIATLTPEDQQALNGGIVVDTEDQKEQTLEGFSN; via the coding sequence ATGTTTGAAGATAGAAGTATCAGACGCAAAAGAAGGTATATACTAGCTGCAGTCTTTCTGCTACTGGCTTCTGCCGCATTTGGAGTTGGCTACTATTTTAATGCCGAGGCTCCGGAGGCATTGGACGATTCTGCAAACCCATCAAAGGTGAACCTGCAGATACCTGACAGTTTGATAAATCCAGCAGACAGCAAGCTGCCCTATGAGCCGGTGAATGCTGATACTGATGATACTACAGCATTAAACATGCCGAACAAGTATTTGCTGACTCCAAATACACAATTGATTTTCAAAACATATTTCAATTCCTGCAGACATACTACAGAAAAGGCTGTACCGGCTTCCAGAGAAGAAGTGAGTATGAACGAGCAGCAGTTGAAGGATAAATATACGAGCTGGGAAATAACTGCATTCTCACCTCCAATAGTTGAATTAAGCAGAGCAGTTGATGCATACTGCCCCATCCATTATATTATAGGTGTAGACAATGGGTATATTGCTATATATGTATATGATGAAAACGGGCAGAAGGTTATGCAGGAAAAGACCGACATTTCTATTGCTACTCTTACTCCGGAAGATCAGCAGGCCCTTAATGGAGGAATAGTGGTGGATACAGAGGACCAGAAGGAACAAACCCTGGAAGGCTTTAGCAATTAG
- the ruvC gene encoding crossover junction endodeoxyribonuclease RuvC, giving the protein MLILGIDPGIAILGFGLVRYEANKFTVVDYGAITTNAGTPMSKRLTQIYNDLIDLIERYKPDAFAVEELFFNKNIKTALTVGHARGVAVLAGAKSGIQVYEYTPLQVKQAVVGYGRAEKSQVQQMVKILLNLREIPKPDDVADALAVAICHGNSSNFSEQFRL; this is encoded by the coding sequence TTGTTGATTTTAGGAATTGACCCGGGTATAGCAATACTTGGGTTCGGACTTGTACGGTACGAGGCAAACAAATTTACAGTAGTAGATTACGGAGCAATTACAACAAATGCAGGCACGCCGATGTCAAAAAGGCTAACCCAGATATACAATGACCTTATTGATTTAATAGAAAGGTATAAACCTGACGCATTTGCCGTTGAAGAGCTGTTCTTCAACAAAAATATTAAGACAGCGCTGACGGTAGGACATGCCAGGGGGGTAGCGGTTTTGGCAGGTGCAAAGTCTGGGATACAGGTTTATGAATATACTCCTCTTCAAGTCAAACAGGCTGTGGTAGGGTATGGAAGGGCTGAGAAGAGCCAAGTACAGCAGATGGTGAAGATTCTTCTGAACCTTAGGGAAATACCAAAGCCTGACGACGTTGCAGATGCTCTGGCTGTTGCTATTTGCCACGGGAATTCCTCCAATTTCTCAGAACAATTCAGATTGTAG
- the ruvB gene encoding Holliday junction branch migration DNA helicase RuvB yields the protein MEDRLITPKIMEEDTEVDTNLRPRSLGEYIGQTSAKEKIDIFIQAATKRKETLDHVLLYGPPGLGKTTLANIISNELGVNIRITSGPAIEKQGDLAAILTNLNNNDVLFIDEIHRLNRSVEEILYPAMEDYALDIIIGKGPSARSIRLDLPRFTMIGATTRAGMLTSPLRDRFGVICRLEYYTNEELYQIITRSAKILKIEVDNDGALEIARRSRGTPRVANRLLKRVRDYAQVRAEGIIDKETADKALKLLEIDDMGLDEIDKRMLLTVINKFDGGPVGLDTLAASIGEDSGTIEDVYEPYLLQIGFINRTPRGRIATKSAYKHFGINKD from the coding sequence ATGGAAGATAGATTGATAACACCAAAGATAATGGAAGAGGACACTGAGGTTGATACAAACCTGAGGCCGAGATCTCTTGGGGAATATATAGGACAAACCAGCGCCAAGGAGAAAATAGATATTTTCATACAGGCGGCAACTAAAAGAAAAGAGACTCTTGACCATGTTCTGCTTTATGGACCTCCTGGACTAGGCAAAACAACCCTTGCCAATATCATTTCCAATGAGCTGGGAGTAAACATTAGGATTACCTCTGGCCCGGCAATAGAAAAGCAGGGGGACTTGGCAGCCATTCTCACGAATCTTAATAATAATGATGTGCTGTTTATCGATGAGATACACAGGCTAAATCGAAGTGTTGAGGAAATCCTTTATCCGGCTATGGAAGATTATGCTTTGGATATAATAATTGGCAAGGGACCCAGCGCACGCTCCATAAGGCTTGACTTGCCGAGATTTACGATGATAGGTGCCACAACGAGAGCTGGAATGCTTACATCTCCGCTCAGAGACAGGTTTGGAGTAATTTGCAGGCTTGAATATTATACTAATGAAGAGCTATATCAGATAATCACAAGGTCTGCAAAGATATTGAAGATAGAAGTGGACAATGATGGAGCCCTTGAGATAGCAAGAAGGTCAAGGGGAACCCCGCGTGTTGCCAACAGGCTTTTAAAGAGGGTAAGGGATTATGCGCAGGTCAGGGCTGAAGGTATCATCGATAAAGAGACTGCTGACAAGGCATTGAAGCTTCTTGAAATAGATGACATGGGACTTGATGAAATTGACAAGAGGATGCTACTGACAGTCATCAACAAATTCGACGGCGGACCGGTTGGCTTGGATACCCTTGCTGCATCCATAGGGGAAGACAGCGGTACCATAGAGGACGTTTATGAGCCGTACCTTCTGCAGATTGGCTTCATTAACAGGACTCCAAGAGGAAGAATTGCGACCAAATCTGCTTATAAGCATTTTGGAATTAATAAAGATTAA